In Cydia splendana chromosome 26, ilCydSple1.2, whole genome shotgun sequence, the following are encoded in one genomic region:
- the LOC134803571 gene encoding uncharacterized protein LOC134803571 produces the protein MTGRGKGGKGLGKGGAKRHRKVLRDNIQGITKPAIRRLARRGGVKRISGLIYEETRGVLKVFLENVIRDAVTYTEHAKRKTVTAMDVVYALKRQGRTLYGFGVFEMARTKQTARKSTGGKAPRKQLATKAARKSAPATGGVKKPHRYRPGTVALREIRRYQKSTELLIRKLPFQRLVREIAQDFKTDLRFQSSAVMALQEASEAYLVGLFEDTNLCAIHAKLAMTGRGKGGKGLGKGGAKRHRKVLRDNIQGITKPAIRRLARRGGVKRISGLIYEETRGVLKVFLENVIRDAVTYTEHAKRKTVTAMDVVYALKRQGRTLYGFGG, from the exons ATGACCGGTCGCGGTAAGGGAGGTAAAGGTCTGGGGAAAGGAGGAGCCAAGCGTCACAGGAAGGTGCTCCGTGATAACATCCAGGGTATCACCAAGCCCGCCATCCGTCGTCTCGCCCGCAGAGGTGGCGTCAAGCGTATCTCCGGTCTGATCTACGAGGAGACCCGCGGTGTTCTCAAGGTGTTCCTCGAGAACGTGATCCGTGACGCGGTCACCTACACCGAGCACGCCAAGAGGAAGACCGTCACCGCCATGGACGTCGTCTACGCTCTGAAGCGTCAGGGCCGCACCCTCTACGGTTTCGGTG TTTTCGAAATGGCCCGTACCAAGCAGACCGCTCGTAAATCCACCGGTGGTAAAGCGCCCCGTAAACAGCTCGCCACCAAGGCGGCCCGCAAGAGCGCGCCAGCCACCGGGGGCGTCAAGAAGCCCCATCGTTACAGGCCCGGCACCGTCGCCCTCCGTGAGATCCGTCGCTACCAGAAGAGCACCGAGCTTCTGATCCGCAAGCTGCCCTTCCAGCGTCTGGTGCGTGAGATCGCTCAGGACTTCAAGACCGACCTGCGCTTCCAGAGCTCTGCCGTTATGGCTCTCCAGGAGGCCAGCGAGGCTTACCTAGTAGGTCTCTTCGAGGACACCAACCTGTGCGCCATCCACGCCAAGC TCGCAATGACCGGTCGCGGTAAGGGAGGTAAAGGTCTGGGGAAAGGAGGAGCCAAGCGTCACAGGAAGGTGCTCCGTGATAACATCCAGGGTATCACCAAGCCCGCCATCCGTCGTCTCGCCCGCAGAGGTGGCGTCAAGCGTATCTCCGGTCTGATCTACGAGGAGACCCGCGGTGTTCTCAAGGTGTTCCTCGAGAACGTGATCCGTGACGCGGTCACCTACACCGAGCACGCCAAGAGGAAGACCGTCACCGCCATGGACGTCGTCTACGCTCTGAAGCGTCAGGGCCGCACCCTCTACGGTTTCGGTGGTTAA
- the LOC134803219 gene encoding histone H2B: protein MPPKTSGKAAKKSGKAQKNISKSDSKKKKKHKRKESYAIYIYKVLKQVHPDTGISSKAMSIMNSFVNDIFERIAAEASRLAHYNKRSTITSREVQTSVRLLLPGELAKHAVSEGTKAVTKYTSSK from the coding sequence ATGCCACCCAAGACTAGCGGTAAGGCCGCCAAGAAATCCGGCAAGGCCCAGAAGAACATCTCCAAGTCGGACTCTAAGAAAAAGAAGAAGCATAAGCGCAAGGAGAGCTACGCCATCTACATCTACAAGGTGCTCAAGCAGGTCCACCCCGACACCGGTATCTCCAGCAAGGCCATGTCGATCATGAACTCGTTCGTGAACGATATCTTCGAGCGCATCGCCGCCGAGGCCTCCCGCCTCGCTCACTACAACAAGAGGTCCACCATCACCAGCAGGGAGGTGCAGACCTCCGTGAGGCTCTTGCTGCCCGGTGAGCTCGCCAAGCACGCCGTCAGTGAAGGCACCAAGGCCGTCACCAAGTACACCAGCTCCAAGTAA
- the LOC134803221 gene encoding histone H2A, which translates to MSGRGKGGKVKGKAKSRSNRAGLQFPVGRIHRLLRKGNYAERVGAGAPVYLAAVMEYLAAEVLELAGNAARDNKKTRIIPRHLQLAIRNDEELNKLLSGVTIAQGGVLPNIQAVLLPKKTEKKA; encoded by the coding sequence ATGTCTGGACGCGGTAAAGGTGGCAAGGTTAAGGGAAAGGCAAAGTCCCGTTCTAACCGTGCCGGACTCCAGTTCCCCGTCGGCCGTATCCACAGGCTTCTACGCAAGGGCAACTACGCCGAGCGCGTCGGTGCCGGTGCCCCGGTGTACCTGGCCGCCGTCATGGAATACCTGGCCGCTGAAGTTCTCGAGTTGGCAGGCAACGCCGCTCGCGACAACAAGAAGACCAGAATCATCCCTAGGCATCTCCAGCTGGCGATCCGCAACGACGAAGAGTTGAACAAGCTCCTCTCCGGTGTGACCATCGCCCAGGGTGGTGTGCTGCCTAACATTCAGGCCGTGCTCCTGCCCAAGAAGACCGAGAAGAAGGCTTAA
- the LOC134803217 gene encoding histone H1C-like — MADTAVAADAPAPATPAKKPKASASAGAKKPKAKPTHPKTSEMVNSAIKELKERSGSSLQAIKKYIAAQYKVDAEKLAPFIRKYLKSAVESGALIQTKGKGASGSFKLESKTSSAGKKPAAAKKSSAKSSAAAKKPAAAKPAKAKKAAASPAKPKAATKDKKAAAAKKKPAAKKPSTPAKGKSAAAPKAKKTAKPPTKKPKAPKPKKAAAAPKAKPAAKKAASKK; from the coding sequence atggccgatACCGCAGTTGCAGCCGACGCTCCCGCCCCGGCGACGCCCGCGAAGAAGCCTAAGGCGTCCGCCTCCGCAGGCGCTAAGAAGCCTAAGGCGAAGCCCACCCACCCTAAGACGTCCGAGATGGTTAACAGCGCCATCAAGGAGCTGAAGGAGAGGAGCGGTTCGTCCCTGCAGGCTATCAAGAAATACATCGCCGCCCAGTACAAGGTCGACGCCGAGAAACTGGCACCTTTCATCAGAAAATATTTGAAGAGCGCAGTCGAATCCGGCGCACTCATACAGACCAAAGGCAAGGGCGCGTCCGGTTCGTTCAAACTGGAGTCGAAGACATCATCCGCCGGCAAGAAGCCCGCCGCGGCCAAGAAATCTAGCGCTAAATCATCAGCCGCCGCTAAGAAGCCCGCCGCAGCAAAGCCCGCTAAGGCTAAGAAGGCCGCCGCATCCCCGGCCAAGCCTAAGGCCGCCACGAAGGACAAGAAGGCCGCCGCCGCCAAAAAGAAGCCCGCAGCGAAGAAACCTTCCACCCCCGCCAAGGGCAAGAGCGCCGCCGCGCCTAAGGCCAAGAAGACCGCGAAGCCGCCGACCAAGAAGCCTAAAGCTCCCAAGCCGAAGAAGGCTGCGGCCGCTCCCAAAGCGAAGCCCGCCGCTAAGAAGGCTGCCTCGAAGAAGTAA
- the LOC134803218 gene encoding histone H3 — protein sequence MARTKQTARKSTGGKAPRKQLATKAARKSAPATGGVKKPHRYRPGTVALREIRRYQKSTELLIRKLPFQRLVREIAQDFKTDLRFQSSAVMALQEASEAYLVGLFEDTNLCAIHAKRVTIMPKDIQLARRIRGERA from the coding sequence ATGGCCCGTACCAAGCAGACCGCTCGTAAATCCACCGGTGGTAAAGCGCCCCGTAAACAGCTCGCCACCAAGGCGGCCCGCAAGAGCGCGCCAGCCACCGGGGGCGTCAAGAAGCCCCATCGTTACAGGCCCGGCACCGTCGCCCTCCGTGAGATCCGTCGCTACCAGAAGAGCACCGAGCTTCTGATCCGCAAGCTGCCCTTCCAGCGTCTGGTGCGTGAGATCGCTCAGGACTTCAAGACCGACCTGCGCTTCCAGAGCTCTGCCGTTATGGCTCTCCAGGAGGCCAGCGAGGCTTACCTAGTAGGTCTCTTCGAGGACACCAACCTGTGCGCCATCCACGCCAAGCGTGTGACCATCATGCCCAAGGACATCCAGCTGGCTCGCAGGATCCGCGGTGAACGTGCCTAA
- the LOC134803220 gene encoding histone H2A yields MSGRGKGGKVKGKAKSRSNRAGLQFPVGRIHRLLRKGNYAERVGAGAPVYLAAVMEYLAAEVLELAGNAARDNKKTRIIPRHLQLAIRNDEELNKLLSGVTIAQGGVLPNIQAVLLPKKTEKKA; encoded by the coding sequence ATGTCTGGACGCGGTAAAGGTGGCAAGGTTAAGGGAAAGGCAAAGTCCCGCTCTAACCGTGCCGGACTCCAGTTCCCCGTCGGCCGTATCCACAGGCTTCTACGCAAGGGCAACTACGCCGAGCGCGTCGGTGCCGGTGCCCCGGTGTACCTGGCCGCCGTCATGGAGTACCTGGCCGCTGAAGTTCTCGAGTTGGCAGGCAACGCCGCTCGCGACAACAAGAAGACCAGAATCATCCCTAGGCATCTCCAGCTGGCGATCCGCAACGACGAAGAGTTGAACAAGCTCCTCTCCGGTGTGACCATCGCCCAGGGTGGTGTGCTGCCTAACATTCAGGCCGTGCTCCTGCCCAAGAAGACCGAGAAGAAGGCTTAA
- the LOC134803227 gene encoding histone H2B-like, with protein MPPKTSGKAAKKSGKAQKNISKSDSKKKKKHKRKESYAIYIYKVLKQVHPDTGISSKAMSIMNSFVNDIFERIAAEASRLAHYNKRSTITRREVQTSVRLLLPGELAKHAVSEGTKAVTKYTSSK; from the coding sequence ATGCCACCCAAGACTAGCGGTAAGGCCGCCAAGAAATCCGGCAAGGCCCAGAAGAACATCTCCAAGTCGGACTCTAAGAAAAAGAAGAAGCATAAGCGCAAGGAGAGCTACGCCATCTACATCTACAAGGTGCTCAAGCAGGTCCACCCCGACACCGGTATCTCCAGCAAGGCTATGTCGATCATGAACTCGTTCGTGAACGATATCTTCGAGCGCATCGCCGCCGAGGCCTCCCGCCTCGCTCACTACAACAAGAGGTCCACCATCACCAGAAGGGAGGTGCAGACCTCCGTGAGGCTCTTGCTGCCCGGTGAGCTCGCCAAGCACGCCGTCAGTGAAGGCACCAAGGCCGTCACCAAGTACACCAGCTCCAAGTAA